The genomic stretch CGACGCCCGAGGGCGCCGCGGCCGCGGTGAACGGCGACAACCGCATCGACATCAGCTGGACGGAGAACGGCGCCAAGGAGTACCGCATCTACCGCTCCACCACCGCGGGCGGCCCGTACACCCGCGTGGCCACCGCGACGGCCTCGCCGTACTCGGACGTGGGCGTGTCCGGCAACACCACCTACTACTACGTGGTGCGCGCCGTGGACTGCGCCGAGTCTCCCAACTCCAACGAGGTGTCCGCCACCGCCACCGGTCTGTGCACCCTGCCGCCCACCTTCGCGGGCGTCACCGGCGTGACCAACAGCGGCTCGGCCACCTGCGGCACCACCGTCAACTGGGCGGCGGGCAGCCCGATCTGCGGCGGCACGCTGAGCTACTCGGTCTACCGCGGCACCACGGCGGGCTTCACCCCGTCGATCGCCAACCGCATCGCCACGAACCTGAGCGGCACCAGCTTCGCGGATGACCTGAACCTGACCAGCGGCACCAAGTACTACTACGTGGTCCGCGCCACCGAGGTGAGCAACGCCTCCAACGAGGACACCAACACCGTCGAGAAGTCCGCCATCCCCACGGGCGCCGTGATTCCGAGCGACTACTTCGACGACCTGGACGGCAACCGTCCCGCGAACGCGAGCGCCTACTGGATCGTGAAGGCGGACCAGGGCAACGTGGCCACGGTCAACATCACGAACAACTGCCACTACCAGTCGGCCACGAAGTCCTACCGCTTCGGCGCGGCCAACGCGGACTGCGGCGGCACCTACCCGGCCAGCAACCAGATCGTCCTGTCCCTGGGCGGTGACGGCACCACGGCGGGTATCAACGGCTTCAACATCCCGTCCAGCCGCGCGGCGCAGATGTCGTTCAACCTCTGGTACAACCTCGAGAACCGCTACGACGGTGCCTGGCTGGTGTACAGCACCGTGAGCGCGACCGGTCCGTGGACCAACGTGGGCGACGCGACGTCCGCCACGGCGCCGTACATCTCGGCGGGTGGCTACGACAACACGCTCAACAGCAGCTCGACGACCCGCATCTGGACGAACACGAACCAGGGCGCCAACGGCTCGCTGAAGGCCGTGACCGTCAACCTGACGGCCCTGGCGGGTCAGAAGGCTTGGTTCGGCTTCCGGTTCTACAACGACACCATCGTCCACCGCGAGGGCATCTACATCGACGACGTGCGCGTCACCGCGGACTCGTTCGCCGCGTGCACCACCAACGTGCCTCCTCCGGGCCCGGCGGTGTCGTACCGGATCACCAACCTGCCCGCCACGGTGGGCGCCGGTGACTCGGTGACCTTCGACATCACCGCGCTGGACTCGGTGGGCCAGACGGCGACCGGCTACAGCGGCAGCGCCACGTTCACCAGCACCGACGCGCAGGCGGTCCTGCCCTCGGCCACTCCGTTCACCTCGGGTGTGGCGAGCGGCGTGCCCGTCTCGTTCCGGACGCTGGGCGCGCAGACGATCACCGCCGCAGACTCGGAGAACGCGGCCGTCAAGGGCAGCGGCGGCACCAGCGTCACCGCGGGTGCGCCGACGCAGCTGACCTTCACCACGCAGCCCTCCAACACCCAGGCGGGTGCCTCCATCTCGCCGTCGGTGCAGGTGGGCATGAAGGACCAGTTCGGCAACGTGGTCTCCACGGGCAGCAACGAGATCAGCATCGCCCTGGAGAACAACGCGGGCGGCGGCACGCTGAGCGGCACCACCACGGTGGCGGCCGTCAACGGCGTGGCCACCTTCGGCGGGCTGTCCATCGAGAAGGTGGGCGAGGGCTACACGCTGGCGGCCAGCGCCGACGGCCTCACCGGCGCCACCAGCAACGGGTTCAACATCACCCCGGCGGCTCCGGCGAAGATGGCCTTCCTGAGCCAGCCTTCCACCACGAAGGCGGGTGACGCCATCGCTCCGGCGGTGACGGTGATGATCCTGGACGCGTACGACAACGCCACGGACGCCGCGACCGAGGTCAGCGTCGCCCTGGGCAACAACCCGGGCGAGGCGCGCCTGTCCGGCGAGACCACGGCGACGGCCGTCAACGGCCTGGCCACCTTCAGCACCCTCAACCTCGACAAGGTGGGCGAGGGCTACACGCTGGAGGCCTCGGCGGACTCGCTCGACAACGCCACCAGCCAGGGCTTCAACATCACCCCGGCCGACCCGCACCGCGTGGTCATCACCCGTCAGCCGACGGATGCCCAGGCCGGCGCCGCCATCAGCCCGTCCGTCCTGGCCACCGTGCTGGATCGGTTCGGCAACGTGGCGACGCAGGCCACCGACCCTGTCTCGGCTTCGCTCGGCAACAACCCGAACGGCGCCAAGCTGCGCGGCACCACCAACGTCAACCCGGTGAGCGGCGTGGCCACCTTCAGCGACCTGTCGGTGAGCAAGGCCGGCCTCAACTACACCCTGGTGATCGGCTCCAGGAGGCTCTTCGCTGACACCAGCGTGGGCTTCGACATCACCCCGCACGCTCAGGGCAACGTGGACAAGCTGGCCTTCCGGCCGGCGGCGTCCGACCGCGTCGGCGCGGGCGAGGCGATGACCATCGAGGTGGAGCTGCAGAACGCGCAGGGCCAGGTGCTCACGAGCGCCTCCGACTCCGTGACGCTGAGCTTCGGAGAGAACCCGGCGGGGGGCCAGCTGCTCGGCACCACGACGGTCTCCGCGGTCAACGGCGTGGCGAAGTTCACGGGCATCTCCGTGCGCAAGGCCGGCGGTGGCTACGCGCTGACGGCCAGCGCCGCGGGCTTCACGGCCGCGACGAGCGCGGCGTTCGCCGTGACGCCGGGTGCGGCGGCCAGCTTCTCCGTGCAGATGCCGCCCAGCGTCACGGCCGGTGAGGAGATCTCCATCTCCGCCACCGCCATGGACGCCTACGGCAACGTGGCGGCCTCCTACGCGGGCCCGGCCAAGGTGACGAGCACGGACGCCTCCGCGTCCTTCGCCTCCACGGCCACCTTCGTCGAGGGCGTGCTGAGCAACTTCAAGGTGACCTTCAAGAGCACCGGCCCGAAGTCGGTCTCCTTCGAGGACTCCGCGAACGCCAGCGTGAAGAGCACGGCGAACACCAACGTCACCGCCTTCGGTCAGCCGACGGCGTCCGTGACGAACCCCGCGGGCGGCACGGTCGTCTCGGGCTCTGTCAGCATCACCGCCGAGGGCGCGGTTGCCCGCGGCGCGACGCTGAGCAAGCTCGCCATCTTCGTGGATGGCGCCGAGATCGCCAGCGGCTCCGAGGGCAGCGTGACCGGCACGTGGGACAGCTCCAACGCCGAGGCCGGCACGCACATCATCACCGCCGTCATCACCGACAGCGCGGGCAACTCCGTCACCTCCGCTCCGGTCGTCGTCTCGACCGAGGCCGGTGGCTGCGGCTGCGGCGCGACGTCCGGTGCCGACGCCAGCGTCTTCCTGGGCCTGCTCGTCCTGGCGCGCTACGCGCTGGGTCGGCGCCGCAAGGCGGCCTAGGGAGTGAGGCTCCGGGGCGCCTGAAGCGGGCGTCCCGGGGCTGAGCGGGCGGGGCCGTACGCTCCGCCCGTTCGCCTGGAACTCAAGCAGTCGACATGGATGCGCCGGCGCGGACCTTTCGCGCCGGCGCATTTATTTTAGGGGGCAAGGAGGCACGTCATGACGGTGCTGGCAGGCAAGCTGGGCGCTTGGGCGGCGGCACTCGCCCTGTCCTCGGGGCCCGTGAAGTCCGAGCGCGCCGAGGCGCTGAAGCAGCAGGCGGAGCGGCTGGCCACCGAGGCCCGCGCGCTGGCCAACCCGAGCGGGTGCGCGAAGGTGGAGGAGTGCGAGATGGCCGCGTTCGGCGCCAAGGCCTGCGGCGGACCGCGCGAGTTCATCGCGTACTGCCCCCACACGACGGACGTGAAGGCGCTGCGGGACAAGCTCGCGGAGCTCGAGAAGGCCGAGCGGGCCTGGCTGGAGGAGGCGCACGTCCCCTCCAACTGCGGCCTCACGCGGAGGCCGCGGATCCGTCTGATGGACGGGATGTGCCGCGCCCGGTGAGCCCCGCGCCGTGGGCTACCGCCGGGGCTCGACGACCATGGCGCTGCCTCCGCCACGGCGCCTGGGCTCGGCCACGGCGGTGACGGTGCCGTCCGGGTTGAAGCGGATGCCGGTGAGCGCGCCGATGGCGTTGAGCCCCGCGGCGGGCCCCGCGGCGGTGAAGACGTGCCCCTTCTCCTTCAGCGCCGCCGCCTCGGGTGTGGCGAGGAACTCGGGCTCGGCCTGGCTGGAGCCGTCCGGCACGTTGCGCTGGGAGACGCGCGGCGCCGCCACCGCCTCCAGCAGCGGCATGCCGAGATCCAGGTGGTTCACCAGCGTCTGCAGCACGGTGGTGATGATGGTGCTGCCGCCCGGGCTGCCCAGCGCGAGCACCGGAGCGCCGTCCTTGAACACCAGCGTCGGCGCCATGCTGCTGCGCGGCCGCTTGCCGGGCTCCGGGGTGTTGGCGTGCGGGGCCGAGGAGCTGGGCGGGAAGTCGAAGTCCGTCATCTCGTTGTTGAGCAGGAAGCCGTAGCCGGGGACGGTGATGCCGCCCCCCCCCTCGTACTCGATGGTGCACGTGTAGGTGACGACGTTGCCCGCCTTGTCCGAGGTGGTGATGTGCGTGGTCTCCCGGTCCAGCGTGTCCAGCGGAGAGGGGGGCAGCGCCGCCAGGCTCATCCCGGGCGAGGGCGTGCCGGCGGTCCGCTGAGGGCTCGGGTCCTCCTGGAAGGCGAAGGGGTTGCCCGCGGGCACTGCGCGAGGGGCGGCCTTCGCCGGATCAATGGCCTTGCGCCGCTCCGTGGCGTAGGCCTTGGAGAGCAGCCCGGCCACGGGCACGTCCGTGTACTCGGGGTCGGCCACGTAGGCGGTCCGGTCCGCGAAGGCCAGGCGCGAGGCCTCGAGGTAGAGGTGGAGGAAGTCCGCGCGGCTCGTGGCCTTCGGCTCGTAGCCCTCCAGGAGGTTCAGGGCCAGGCCCAGCGCCAGCCCGCCGCTGGAGGGCGCGTCCATGCCGTACACCGTGTAGCCGCGATAGGTGGACCGCACCGGCTCGCGGATGCGCGCCTCGTAGTCCGCGAGATCCGAGAGCTGCATCACCCCCGAGCGCACCTGGCGCGGGGCATCGGGCGCCACTGGCGGCTTCGTCACCGTGTCGACGATGGCGCGAGCGATCTCTCCTCGATAGAAGGCGCGGCTGCCGCCCTCGGCCACCAGCCGGTACGTCTTCGCCAGGTCCGGGTTGCGGAAGGTGGAGCCCACGGGGGACGGGCTGCCCTCGGCGGGGAGGAAGACGCGGGCCGTGCTGGTGAAGAGCTTGAAGCGCTCGACGTTGCGCGAGGTCTGCTCGAAGAAGGTCGGGTCCACCTCGAAGCCCTGCTCGGCGACACGGATGCCGGGCT from Hyalangium gracile encodes the following:
- the ggt gene encoding gamma-glutamyltransferase, translated to MRRLFIAVFTGVLFASSCTHDKAASSASSASPVPAPPATPQATGRGGAAATVDVRATAAAIDVLKDGGNAVDAAVAAAGVLGVTDPYSCAIGGGGFMLIYLADEKRVVSVDHREMAPRALHRGLFYENGAPVPMPDVLTSGLSAGVPGMVRGWEVALERYGTRGLADLLQPGIRVAEQGFEVDPTFFEQTSRNVERFKLFTSTARVFLPAEGSPSPVGSTFRNPDLAKTYRLVAEGGSRAFYRGEIARAIVDTVTKPPVAPDAPRQVRSGVMQLSDLADYEARIREPVRSTYRGYTVYGMDAPSSGGLALGLALNLLEGYEPKATSRADFLHLYLEASRLAFADRTAYVADPEYTDVPVAGLLSKAYATERRKAIDPAKAAPRAVPAGNPFAFQEDPSPQRTAGTPSPGMSLAALPPSPLDTLDRETTHITTSDKAGNVVTYTCTIEYEGGGGITVPGYGFLLNNEMTDFDFPPSSSAPHANTPEPGKRPRSSMAPTLVFKDGAPVLALGSPGGSTIITTVLQTLVNHLDLGMPLLEAVAAPRVSQRNVPDGSSQAEPEFLATPEAAALKEKGHVFTAAGPAAGLNAIGALTGIRFNPDGTVTAVAEPRRRGGGSAMVVEPRR
- a CDS encoding Ig-like domain-containing protein is translated as GANSVTGGTADTQNNVESVFLPAGTSGSFSITVTAANINSDGLPGNASTLDQDFSLVAYNSCDNAAPTPEGAAAAVNGDNRIDISWTENGAKEYRIYRSTTAGGPYTRVATATASPYSDVGVSGNTTYYYVVRAVDCAESPNSNEVSATATGLCTLPPTFAGVTGVTNSGSATCGTTVNWAAGSPICGGTLSYSVYRGTTAGFTPSIANRIATNLSGTSFADDLNLTSGTKYYYVVRATEVSNASNEDTNTVEKSAIPTGAVIPSDYFDDLDGNRPANASAYWIVKADQGNVATVNITNNCHYQSATKSYRFGAANADCGGTYPASNQIVLSLGGDGTTAGINGFNIPSSRAAQMSFNLWYNLENRYDGAWLVYSTVSATGPWTNVGDATSATAPYISAGGYDNTLNSSSTTRIWTNTNQGANGSLKAVTVNLTALAGQKAWFGFRFYNDTIVHREGIYIDDVRVTADSFAACTTNVPPPGPAVSYRITNLPATVGAGDSVTFDITALDSVGQTATGYSGSATFTSTDAQAVLPSATPFTSGVASGVPVSFRTLGAQTITAADSENAAVKGSGGTSVTAGAPTQLTFTTQPSNTQAGASISPSVQVGMKDQFGNVVSTGSNEISIALENNAGGGTLSGTTTVAAVNGVATFGGLSIEKVGEGYTLAASADGLTGATSNGFNITPAAPAKMAFLSQPSTTKAGDAIAPAVTVMILDAYDNATDAATEVSVALGNNPGEARLSGETTATAVNGLATFSTLNLDKVGEGYTLEASADSLDNATSQGFNITPADPHRVVITRQPTDAQAGAAISPSVLATVLDRFGNVATQATDPVSASLGNNPNGAKLRGTTNVNPVSGVATFSDLSVSKAGLNYTLVIGSRRLFADTSVGFDITPHAQGNVDKLAFRPAASDRVGAGEAMTIEVELQNAQGQVLTSASDSVTLSFGENPAGGQLLGTTTVSAVNGVAKFTGISVRKAGGGYALTASAAGFTAATSAAFAVTPGAAASFSVQMPPSVTAGEEISISATAMDAYGNVAASYAGPAKVTSTDASASFASTATFVEGVLSNFKVTFKSTGPKSVSFEDSANASVKSTANTNVTAFGQPTASVTNPAGGTVVSGSVSITAEGAVARGATLSKLAIFVDGAEIASGSEGSVTGTWDSSNAEAGTHIITAVITDSAGNSVTSAPVVVSTEAGGCGCGATSGADASVFLGLLVLARYALGRRRKAA